In a single window of the Spodoptera frugiperda isolate SF20-4 chromosome 19, AGI-APGP_CSIRO_Sfru_2.0, whole genome shotgun sequence genome:
- the LOC118281004 gene encoding uncharacterized protein LOC118281004 produces the protein MGKDEKEDSGFGFKDRAKALETLRLLEAHDANYRRLTVRGLLGRAKRVLSMTKAEDKIKNIKEAMEVFEQWLADLDASKKTDKPDKKDGKKEEKKEQKSGSGESSSASDVEIEDKKSEKSEKKDLPAETVPGLGFKDRAAAEGTLRELEGRDPDYQRLAVKGLIGRAKRVLTCTRDETKISNIKEAMAIFEKFLDDFESLHLSRQNNAYLALGHVRTAARRAGDNVTPLQKSFIAAYSSVSGEYKRLRSVRADGEDTTWDIVRNRELKTLKEKHAEAKLFNDKDEPTAEHLQMLLWAYSPEPARVKKYLPETKEDKGDKEDREDRKRRSSAREDDSPSKRSKLTTDMASEPTLPPKTVPGLGFKNAAAAQRTLRALRGRDPFYQRMVLSGLMSTAKQVLRQTRKDRKKANILAALAVFDKFLEDFHSRRAIKQNCPYLPLDSVRRAEELAGDNVTEQQKAFIAAYSSVRGEYQRLRNVRAQHEDSTWDIVRNRELKPLKRKLARADLFDEDGELTEEHVEMILWAYSPDRRALSEYFRTPRELRERRREIENEAQVVGSDTDEQSDGERRSKRTTTKAISKVKEAIASLERSLHQLKARAAIRSSPYLPLDAVRRAEQLAGDNITEQQKAFVAAYSAAGGDRRGLGNMRAHGEDYTWEYVRNRELSLLRDKYADARLFTADRAPTPEHMEMLLWAYSPKPKRVAKLLLAKKKGEKESESHTNDKSESDKSSKRKQSSKRQTSSENDEGDGMLRRSKRIKK, from the exons ATGGGTAAGGACGAGAAAGAAGACTCAGGGTTTGGATTCAAGGACCGGGCGAAGGCGCTGGAGACTCTGCGCCTGCTGGAGGCGCACGACGCCAACTACCGGCGCCTCACCGTGCGCGGGCTGCTCGGCCGCGCCAAGCGGGTGCTCTCCA TGACGAAGGCAGAAGACAAAATAAAGAACATCAAGGAGGCGATGGAAGTATTCGAGCAGTGGCTGGCGGACCTCGACGCCAGCAAGAAGACTGACAAGCCAGACAAGAAGGACGGCAAGAAGGAAGAGAAGAAAGAACAGAAGAGTGGCAGCGGTGAG AGCTCGTCAGCATCAGACGTGGAGATAGAGGACAAGAAGAGCGAGAAGAGTGAGAAGAAGGATCTACCGGCGGAGACAGTCCCGGGGCTGGGGTTCAAGGACCGCGCGGCAGCTGAGGGCACGCTGCGGGAGCTGGAGGGCCGGGACCCTGACTACCAGCGGCTCGCCGTCAAGGGACTGATTGGGCGCGCCAAGAGGGTGCTCACTT GCACCCGCGACGAGACGAAGATCTCGAACATCAAGGAGGCGATGGCCATCTTCGAGAAGTTCCTGGACGACTTCGAGTCCTTACACCTGAGCAGACAGAACAACGCGTACCTCGCGCTGGGACACGTGCGGACGGCGGCGCGGCGAGCCGGGGACAACGTCACACCACTACAG AAATCCTTCATAGCGGCGTACAGCAGCGTGTCGGGCGAGTACAAGCGCCTGCGCAGCGTGCGCGCGGACGGCGAGGACACCACCTGGGACATCGTCCGGAACAGAGAGCTGAAGACTCTTAAGGAGAAG CACGCAGAAGCGAAGCTGTTCAATGACAAGGATGAGCCGACGGCGGAGCACCTGCAGATGTTGCTGTGGGCATACTCGCCCGAGCCGGCCCGGGTCAAGAAGTACCTGCCGGAGACTAAAGAGGACAAGGGGGACAAGGAGGACAGGGAGGACAGGAAGCGGAGGAGCAGCGCGCGGGAGGACGACTCGCCCTCCAAGCGGAGTA AGCTGACCACAGACATGGCGAGCGAGCCGACACTCCCGCCGAAGACGGTGCCGGGCCTGGGGTTCAAGAATGCGGCGGCTGCACAGCGCACGCTGCGGGCGCTGCGAGGCAGGGACCCGTTCTACCAGCGCATGGTGCTCAGCGGCCTCATGTCCACTGCCAAGCAGGTGCTGCGCC AGACCCGCAAGGACAGGAAGAAGGCGAACATCCTGGCGGCGCTGGCCGTGTTCGACAAGTTCCTGGAGGACTTCCACTCGCGGCGCGCCATCAAGCAGAACTGCCCGTACCTCCCGCTCGACTCAGTTCGGAGGGCGGAGGAACTCGCGGGCGACAACGTTACTGAGCAACAG AAAGCGTTCATAGCGGCGTACAGCAGCGTGCGCGGCGAGTACCAGCGCCTGCGCAACGTGCGCGCGCAGCACGAGGACTCCACCTGGGACATCGTCCGGAACAGAGAGCTCAAGCCTCTAAAAAGGAAG CTCGCCCGCGCGGACCTCTTCGATGAAGATGGAGAGCTTACAGAGGAGCACGTAGAGATGATCCTCTGGGCGTACTCTCCCGACCGCAGGGCACTCTCGGAGTACTTCCGCACGCCCAGGGAGCTGAGAGAGAGACGGAGGGAGATTGAGAACGAGGCACAGGTGGTGGGCAGCGACACGGACGAGCAGAGCGACGGAGAGAGGCGCAGCAAGAGAA CCACTACGAAGGCGATATCCAAGGTGAAGGAAGCCATCGCGAGCCTGGAGAGGTCCCTGCATCAGCTGAAGGCGCGCGCTGCGATCAGATCCAGCCCGTACCTGCCGCTCGATGCCGTCCGGAGGGCGGAGCAACTGGCGGGGGACAACATTACTGAACAACAG AAAGCGTTTGTAGCGGCGTACAGCGCAGCGGGGGGTGATCGCAGGGGGCTGGGCAACATGCGCGCGCACGGCGAAGATTACACCTGGGAATATGTCAGGAACCGGGAACTCTCGCTGCTCAGGGACAAG TACGCAGACGCGAGGCTGTTCACAGCGGACCGCGCGCCCACGCCGGAACACATGGAAATGTTGCTCTGGGCGTACTCGCCCAAGCCCAAACGAGTCGCGAAGCTATTACTGGCCAAGAAGAAGGGAGAGAAAGAGAGTGAGAGTCACACTAATGATAAAAGTGAGAGTGACAAGAGTAGCAAGAGAAAGCAGAGTAGTAAGAGACAAACCAGCAGCGAGAATGACGAGGGTGATGGAATGCTACGACGCAGCaagagaattaaaaaataa